The nucleotide sequence CCGGCCTGCGGTTCCAATCAAGAAATCACACAGAGGCCCACGGCGCTCATATCATCGGTAAAGAGGAGCGTGGCACAGACGATCCCCGCAACGGCCTAGCCCTTTCACGTTCCGTCCACTGGGCCTTCGACCAAGGCATCTTCACCATCTCCGACCAATACGAAGTCGTGATTAATCCGAAGGCCCGCGCCGCTACCATCGCCAGCTTCCCCCTGATGGATATGGACCGGAAAAAGATATTTCTACCAAAAGACGCGTACTACCACCCCCACCCCGAAGCCCTCGCCTGGCACAAGTCGGAAGTCTTCGATCGTTTCACTCTCTGATTAGCTGCATGCTGCCGATCCGGCACGCCGTGCTCCACGCCACAACGTGCGCATTCCTGCCAGTGCCGGCTGGTAGCTTGCTCCGGGAAATGAAGCGCACGTCGAGGGTGTCGTCGGCGGCGATCTTCACGATCGCGAGAATATTGAAATTGCCCGTCAACTTTACCCGCACAAAGGGGCGGTGCTTGTGCGGAGTAATCGTCTTGATCTCGACCAATTCATCCCCCCACCGGCCGTCGTGACCCTGGGTGTACATCCGGCTGAGTTTCACCCCGAATTGCTGGGCCACGTAATCCTCTCCAATCCGGCCCCAGTCAGGCGAAATCTGATCCAACGTGTTCTCAAAGTGATTTCGCGCGGCCCGAATACGATTCAGCAGTTCAATATCCGGTTCTTTTGAATCTGGTTCGATGTCATCAGCCGACCCTCCGTCCTCGACCACCAGCTCGGGTGCAGGCCCATTCTCCTGCAGATCCAGCTGCTCATTGATGTAGGCCCAGCTGATCCACTCCCCGTCATCCCAAACGCCGTCCCCAGAATTCCGGATCTCAACGCCGGTCATCGCACATCGCATCGGTGAATCGTTCATGGCGGGCTCGCTTGCCGCGACTGTGCCGCCTTCCTGCGCCCGATCAAGGTACGAAACCCCAGTTGTTCGTTTTGAAGCCCGAGGCACCCGTCAAAACTCACCCGCCGGCCCCCGATCGATCGACCAATCCGCCGGGAGTCTAAAATATTGTACTGGGTGGAACGTTCCCACCATCGTCGGGTCAGTTTGGCCCCATGAAAAACACCTTCCGCGTCCTCCTCGCCCTCCTCTGCGCCCTGCCCGCCGCGGCGGCCCTGAAGGAGGCCGCCCTGCGCCTCCCCGACGCCCTCGCCACCGCCCCGCGCCTGCCCGTGCAGGGCCGCCAGGGCTGGAAACTCCTCGAACGACTCGAGTTCGGGGGCCTCACCGTCCACGACGTCCAGCGCTCCCTGAGCAAGGGCGGCGACCTCGCGATCGCCATCCCCGGGCTCGGCTACGAGGGCAGCAAGCGCCGCCAGACTTTCCTCTTCAAGGTCGACGGCCCCGACCTCCCCGCCTGGCGGGGCGCCGCCGCAACCAACCTCCGCCGCCGCGCCCTCGACGTGGGGGTCGACCTCGAGCTCCACAACAAGTCGGGCTTCATGGCCCTGCTCTCACCGGATGCACAGGCCGACGTCCAATGGACCCTCGATCTCCAGGAAAAGGGCGAGCGCCCGCTCGTCGGCACCCTCAGCCGCGATGACGTAATCGTCACCGTAACCGGCACGAACAAGCTCGCCGGCACGATTCTGCCCCTGGGTGAAACCACCGGCTATATCTTCGAGGTGAAGGGCCGCCCCCTCGCCGCCGTCGAAGTCATCAACCACGGCGCCGTCTGGTTCGCCCCCGATCTCGACCCCGCGCTGCGCGCCCCGGTGACCACCGCCATTTCCTCGCTCCTCCTTTTCGAGGAATTGCGCCAGACCCTGCCCGAATAGTCTGCCCTCCGCCCTCCGTCCTCTGTCCTCCGTCTTCTGTCCTCTGTCCTCCGCTTCGCGCCTTAGCGCCTTTGCGTGAACCCCTCCGGTCTGGGGATTCCACCCAACCGCGCCCCCATTCTGCGCAGATCTTGGCCTGGCATTAGATGCCGAAATACCGGGGGCCTCGTTGCACTTATCGCCTCAGCTCGCGGCGGGTCCGGGCCGATAGCTCGGCATGCTCGAATGGACATCCAATCTGGCCACCGGGAATGCTGACGTCGACCGCCAGCACCAGGAGATCTTTGCCAAGCTCAACGGCATCGAGGAGGTCATCCAGCAGGGCGCCGACAAGGAATGCCTGATCCGCCTGATCACGGCGCTGCTGGACTACACCTACATCCACTTCCACCACGAGGAGAGCGCCATGAGCTGCACCCGCTGCCCTTTCCACGACAGTAACTGCGACGCCCATCGCGGCTTCATCGAACGCCTGCGCCACTGGCTGGCCGTGGTCATGGAGGGCCGCGCCACTCCCGCCATGCTGCAAGAGGTCCACAGCGAATCCTGCGCCTGGATCCTCCACCACATCGCAAAGGTCGACATCGGCCTCCTCCAGTCCAGCTCCCGCTCAAACGCCCCCCTCCTCGCCAGCTGACCCCCGCTCGTCGCGCCGTAGTCCCCGGACGATGAAGGATACTCTCGCTCCTGCACCCTTTGCGCCTCTGCGTCTTTGCGTGAGCCCACTCCTCACCCCCCCTGCTTTGGTCTTCTGCCTTCCTCCGTGCCCTCTGTGCCTCTGTGGTTCCATCAATCTGCCCGAGCCCCTTCTCCCTCCTTCCCGCTTCGCGCCTTAGCGCCTTTGCGTGAAAAAATCCTCAGGTCTGAGGTCTCAAGTTTCAGGTCTCTCCTCGCTCACACCTCCACCGTCACCCGCAGGAATGTCGCCGTGATGGCTGTCGCCGCCGGGTCCAGACTCCGGTTCTCCCGGGTGAACAATTCCTCCAGCTCCCGCTGCAGCTCGGCCGCCCGGCCGGCCTTCTCCGCGGCGGCGAAGGCGTTCATCGTCGGCCCGTAGAATTGCCGGAACTCACCCACGAATGCCGCCGGCGTGCCGGCATACTCGAAGGTAAAGGCGTCGCGCTCGCAGGCGACCTGCTGCGCGGGCACACCCGCCCGCGTGAAGCGCTCGACCACGTGTTGCTCCACGCCCCACAGCATCGGGCTGACAAACCCCTCCGGCGGCGGCGGCGTGTAGGCCGAGCTGATCTTTAAAATCTGCGCCACCAGCGTCGGGTCGCCGGGAATCCAGTTCCCCATCACGATCCGCCCGCCGGGACGCGTGACGCGCACCAACTCCTTCGCCACCTCCTGCGGCCGCGGGGCGAACATCGCCCCGAAGATCGTGACGACGCGGTCGAACGACTGGTCGGCCAGCGCGTGCAGGTTGCTCGCGTCGCCTTCCTGGAACTTCAGGCAGTCCACCCCGTGCTCCCGGGCCCGGCGGTTGCCGGCCTCCACGAGGTTGCGGGCGATGTCGACGCCGAGCACGTCGGCGCCGCGCTGCGCCGCGGGCAGCGCGGTCGTGCCGTCGCCGCTCCCCAGGTCGAGGACGCGGTGGCCGGACCCAACCCCGATCCGGGCGATGAGGGCGTCGCCGCTGCGCCGCATGGTCGCGGCGATGCGGGTGAAATCGCCCTTTTCCCAGAGGGCCTGGTTGGGGTTGTCAGAGGGAGGAATGGTCGTGGAGGTGTTCATGCGTGGATTTACCCCAGCTTATCCGCTTCGCCGGTTGCCATCCACGACACAAAATGTAGTGATGCGTCCACGCCGGTCGCCCGGACTCCACGCCATGCGCTTCCGCTACCAGCAGTTCTGCCCCCTCGCCAAGGCCGCCGAGGTCCTCGGCGAACGCTGGACCATCCTGATCGTTCATGAACTCCTCCTGGGCACCCGGCGCTACCGCGACTTCCAGCGTGCCCTCACCCGCCTGTCCCCGTCGCTCCTGACCAAGCGCCTCAACCAGCTCGTGGACTTCGGCCTCGTCACCCGCACGACCGCGCCCGGCCAGCCCCATCCGGAATACGAGCTCACCGCCGCCGGCCTCGAACTCCGCCCCATCGTGAAGGGCCTCAGCCGCTGGGGCATGAAATGGGCGCGCGGCCAGATGCGCGACGACGAGCTCGACGTGCACCTGCTGATGCATGACTACACGCGGAGGATCGACACGAAGCACCTGCCCGCCGGCCGCACCATCCTCGCCTTCGTGTTCCCCGGCCTCCCCAAGTACGGGCACTGGTGGATCGTCATCGACGGCCCCAAGGAACGGGAACTCTGCGTCCACAATCCCGGCGGCACCCCGGACCTCCTGTTCCGCACGGACGTGCGGACCCTCACCGAGATCTGGGCCGGCGACACCGAGCTCGCCGCCGCCCGCAAGTGCGGCCGCCTCCAACTCACCGGCGACCCCAAGCTCATCCGCTCCCTCCCCCGCTGGTTCCGCCACTGCAGCCTGGCCCACATCCGCCCCGCCGCGAAGCCGCTGCGAGTGTAAG is from Lacunisphaera limnophila and encodes:
- a CDS encoding bacteriohemerythrin; its protein translation is MLEWTSNLATGNADVDRQHQEIFAKLNGIEEVIQQGADKECLIRLITALLDYTYIHFHHEESAMSCTRCPFHDSNCDAHRGFIERLRHWLAVVMEGRATPAMLQEVHSESCAWILHHIAKVDIGLLQSSSRSNAPLLAS
- a CDS encoding class I SAM-dependent methyltransferase; protein product: MNTSTTIPPSDNPNQALWEKGDFTRIAATMRRSGDALIARIGVGSGHRVLDLGSGDGTTALPAAQRGADVLGVDIARNLVEAGNRRAREHGVDCLKFQEGDASNLHALADQSFDRVVTIFGAMFAPRPQEVAKELVRVTRPGGRIVMGNWIPGDPTLVAQILKISSAYTPPPPEGFVSPMLWGVEQHVVERFTRAGVPAQQVACERDAFTFEYAGTPAAFVGEFRQFYGPTMNAFAAAEKAGRAAELQRELEELFTRENRSLDPAATAITATFLRVTVEV
- a CDS encoding winged helix-turn-helix transcriptional regulator; its protein translation is MRPRRSPGLHAMRFRYQQFCPLAKAAEVLGERWTILIVHELLLGTRRYRDFQRALTRLSPSLLTKRLNQLVDFGLVTRTTAPGQPHPEYELTAAGLELRPIVKGLSRWGMKWARGQMRDDELDVHLLMHDYTRRIDTKHLPAGRTILAFVFPGLPKYGHWWIVIDGPKERELCVHNPGGTPDLLFRTDVRTLTEIWAGDTELAAARKCGRLQLTGDPKLIRSLPRWFRHCSLAHIRPAAKPLRV